The Vicia villosa cultivar HV-30 ecotype Madison, WI linkage group LG1, Vvil1.0, whole genome shotgun sequence genome includes a region encoding these proteins:
- the LOC131654295 gene encoding uncharacterized protein LOC131654295, with product MIVESLNIRGGGSLVKRKSISNLISIGRADIFFIQESKLKEVDLKIVDSLWKNEKVGWSFVQSEGRSGGLITMWKEGAMEIILSFRRGGILGTKVKWKGVIVYLVNIYSPCSLRGKKELWKDLLELRAIFSDGYWLMGGDFNAVKKRSERKGRSSGGGSEASLFSGFIKDSRLIDMPCNGNRFSWYSGDGFSMSRLDRFLVDDFLIDRWGMVGQKIGDRSISDHCPIWTVSNKENWGPKPFVVNNAWFEDTLFLPFVEEEWRKLRVEGRGDFILKEKLRMLKEKLRWWNREVFGRIDMVIEEGKKGLNETDRLLTACKEGEVGGLVDVRSEATKIMWLNMRLKENILLQKSRVKWDKEGDLNSRYFHNIMKARRRRNFIGSVTTEGGVLDEVGPIKEEVRRHFEEKFSELEAVRPTLEGSMLKSISLVDKGMLEEPFSEEEIKDAVWGCEGTRSPGPDGYNFFFIRKCWSFMKKDFSLFFNGFYADGILSKATVSSFINLIPKKESPSRLDDFRPICLVGCLYKAISKLLASRLKKVLNSVISEVQSAFVPCRNLLDGVMVANEIMDYAVKEKKGCLLFKVDFEKAYDSVNWPFLFWMLKKLGFGERWIS from the coding sequence ATGATAGTAGAAAGTTTGAATATCAGGGGGGGTGGGAGTTTGGTTAAGAGGAAGAGCATTAGCAACCTGATTTCGATCGGAAGGGCAGATATATTCTTTATTCAAGAGTCTAAGCTAAAGGAGGTCGATCTTAAAATTGTCGACAGTTTGTGGAAAAATGAGAAGGTTGGATGGTCTTTCGTTCAGTCTGAAGGAAGATCTGGGGGATTAATTACGATGTGGAAGGAAGGGGCCATGGAGATTATTTTGAGCTTCCGAAGAGGAGGGATTTTGGGTACGAAAGTAAAGTGGAAAGGGGTGATTGTCTATTTAGTCAATATCTATTCGCCGTGTTCTCTTCGAGGCAAGAAGGAGTTATGGAAGGATTTGCTGGAACTCAGGGCGATTTTTTCTGATGGGTACTGGTTGATGGGTGGTGACTTTAACGCTGTCAAGAAAAGAAGCGAGAGGAAAGGCCGTAGCTCCGGGGGAGGTTCAGAAGCTAGTCTATTCTCGGGCTTCATAAAAGATAGTAGGTTGATCGATATGCCTTGCAACGGGAATAGATTTAGTTGGTACAGTGGAGATGGTTTCTCGATGAGTAGGCTGGACCGGTTTCTGGTGGACGACTTCCTCATTGATAGGTGGGGCATGGTGGGTCAGAAGATTGGAGATAGAAGCATCTCAGATCACTGTCCGATTTGGACTGTTAGTAACAAAGAAAATTGGGGTCCAAAACCTTTCGTGGTGAACAATGCTTGGTTTGAGGATACTTTGTTTCTGCCGTTTGTGGAAGAGGAGTGGAGGAAGTTGAGGGTCGAGGGCAGAGGGGATTTCATTCTCAAGGAGAAGCTCCGGATGTTGAAGGAAAAGCTTAGATGGTGGAACCGTGAGGTTTTTGGTAGGATAGATATGGTGATAGAAGAAGGAAAGAAAGGCTTAAATGAAACTGATAGGCTGTTGACAGCTTGTAAGGAGGGAGAGGTTGGTGGCCTTGTGGATGTAAGGAGTGAGGCAACTAAAATTATGTGGTTGAATATGAGGTTAAAGGAGAATATCCTCCTGCAGAAGTCCAGAGTGAAGTGGGATAAAGAAGGGGACCTGAATAGCAGATACTTTCATAATATCATGAAGGCGAGGAGAAGGCGTAACTTTATTGGAAGTGTAACGACGGAGGGAGGAGTTCTAGATGAAGTGGGCCCTATTAAAGAGGAAGTGAGGAGGCATTTTGAGGAGAAGTTTTCGGAGTTGGAGGCGGTGCGTCCTACTCTTGAAGGCTCAATGCTTAAGTCCATTTCATTGGTTGATAAGGGAATGTTGGAGGAACCGTTTTCGGAGGAGGAAATAAAAGATGCGGTGTGGGGTTGCGAAGGGACGAGAAGTCCGGGTCCGGACGGATATAATTTTTTCTTCATTAGAAAGTGTTGGAGCTTTATGAAGAAGGATTTCTCtttgtttttcaatggtttttatGCAGATGGTATTTTGTCTAAGGCGACTGTTTCTTCATTCATTAATTTGATCCCTAAGAAGGAGAGCCCTAGTAGGCTTGATGATTTTAGGCCCATATGCCTGGTGGGCTGTCTCTATAAAGCCATATCCAAGCTTCTCGCTTCGAGGTTAAAGAAGGTTCTGAATTCGGTGATCTCGGAGGTTCAGAGTGCCTTTGTTCCCTGTAGGAATCTTTTGGATGGCGTGATGGTAGCAAACGAGATAATGGATTACGCAGTCAAGGAGAAGAAGGGTTGTTTGTTGTTCAAGGTCGATTTCGAAAAGGCTTACGATAGTGTTAATTGGCCTTTTCTGTTTTGGATGTTGAAGAAGTTGGGGTTTGGAGAACGTTGGATTTCTTGA